A stretch of the Chelonoidis abingdonii isolate Lonesome George chromosome 11, CheloAbing_2.0, whole genome shotgun sequence genome encodes the following:
- the LOC116835292 gene encoding serine/threonine-protein kinase SBK2-like isoform X1: MSVSSGGHLDTAPGGDNPIPPHPAAMTLPTPWGAEQQLEEMMELTAQNLPWLEVTQSYTILRELGSGSYGHVLLAVHQRQGSPMALKFIEKRDTELRDFLSEYCIALSLAAHPCIASALGIAFQTRHHYVFAQELAPARDLFSLLQPQVGFGIAELQVKRCALQLASALEFMGAKGLVHRDVKPENVLLLDPECRRVKLTDFGLSCPQGTAIEALPENLPYTAPELCRLGPSARLLAQPSLDAWALGVLLFCVLTGFFPWHTAADRHYRDFQRWHRSPRVRPRPPHWGRFTYEAREMLRGLLHPDPIQRSPASIAMAHVKCPWLEPQEPGAARVDRTLLRSRHCR; this comes from the exons ATGTCCGTATCCTCGGGCGGCCATCTGGACACTGCTCCTGGCGGTGACaaccccatccctccccatcctgcagCCATGACCCTGCCCACACCATGGGGCGcggagcagcagctggaggagatgATGGAGCTGACGGCGCAGAACCTGCCCTGGCTGGAGGTCACCCAGTCGTACACCATCCTGAGAGAGCTGGGCAGCGGCTCCTATGGCCACGTACTGCTGGCTGTGCACCAGCGGCAAG gcagcccgATGGCATTGAAGTTCATTGAGAAGCGGGACACTGAGCTGCGGGACTTCCTGAGCGAGTACTGCATCGCACTGAGCCTGGCCGCCCACCCCTGCATCGCCAGCGCCCTGGGTATTGCCTTCCAGACCAGGCACCACTATGTCTTCGCGCAGGAGCTTGCCCCTGCCAGGGACctcttctccctgctgcagccacag GTGGGGTTCGGGATCGCGGAGCTGCAGGTCAAGCGCTGTGCTCTGCAGCTCGCCAGCGCCCTGGAGTTCATGGGGGCCAAGGGGCTGGTTCACCGCGATGTCAAGCCTGAGAACGTGCTGCTGCTCGACCCTGAATGCCGGCGTGTCAAGCTGACCGACTTCGGGTTGAGCTGCCCACAGGGCACTGCCATCGAGGCCCTGCCTGAGAACCTGCCCTACACGGCACCCGAGCTGTGCCGCCTGGGGCCCTCGGCCCGcctgctggcccagcccagcctggacgCCTGGGCGCTGGGCGTGCTGCTCTTCTGTGTGCTGACCGGCTTCTTCCCCTGGCACACGGCCGCCGACCGGCACTACCGGGACTTTCAGCGCTGGCATCGCAGCCCCCGCGTCCGCCCGCGCCCACCCCACTGGGGGCGCTTCACCTACGAGGCCCGGGAGATGCTGCGAGGGCTGCTGCACCCCGACCCCATCCAGCGCAGCCCAGCCAGCATTGCCATGGCCCACGTCAAGtgcccctggctggagccccaggagccGGGCGCTGCCCGCGTGGACAGGACTCTGCTGAGGAGCAGACATTGCCGCTAA
- the LOC116835292 gene encoding serine/threonine-protein kinase SBK2-like isoform X2 has product MTLPTPWGAEQQLEEMMELTAQNLPWLEVTQSYTILRELGSGSYGHVLLAVHQRQGSPMALKFIEKRDTELRDFLSEYCIALSLAAHPCIASALGIAFQTRHHYVFAQELAPARDLFSLLQPQVGFGIAELQVKRCALQLASALEFMGAKGLVHRDVKPENVLLLDPECRRVKLTDFGLSCPQGTAIEALPENLPYTAPELCRLGPSARLLAQPSLDAWALGVLLFCVLTGFFPWHTAADRHYRDFQRWHRSPRVRPRPPHWGRFTYEAREMLRGLLHPDPIQRSPASIAMAHVKCPWLEPQEPGAARVDRTLLRSRHCR; this is encoded by the exons ATGACCCTGCCCACACCATGGGGCGcggagcagcagctggaggagatgATGGAGCTGACGGCGCAGAACCTGCCCTGGCTGGAGGTCACCCAGTCGTACACCATCCTGAGAGAGCTGGGCAGCGGCTCCTATGGCCACGTACTGCTGGCTGTGCACCAGCGGCAAG gcagcccgATGGCATTGAAGTTCATTGAGAAGCGGGACACTGAGCTGCGGGACTTCCTGAGCGAGTACTGCATCGCACTGAGCCTGGCCGCCCACCCCTGCATCGCCAGCGCCCTGGGTATTGCCTTCCAGACCAGGCACCACTATGTCTTCGCGCAGGAGCTTGCCCCTGCCAGGGACctcttctccctgctgcagccacag GTGGGGTTCGGGATCGCGGAGCTGCAGGTCAAGCGCTGTGCTCTGCAGCTCGCCAGCGCCCTGGAGTTCATGGGGGCCAAGGGGCTGGTTCACCGCGATGTCAAGCCTGAGAACGTGCTGCTGCTCGACCCTGAATGCCGGCGTGTCAAGCTGACCGACTTCGGGTTGAGCTGCCCACAGGGCACTGCCATCGAGGCCCTGCCTGAGAACCTGCCCTACACGGCACCCGAGCTGTGCCGCCTGGGGCCCTCGGCCCGcctgctggcccagcccagcctggacgCCTGGGCGCTGGGCGTGCTGCTCTTCTGTGTGCTGACCGGCTTCTTCCCCTGGCACACGGCCGCCGACCGGCACTACCGGGACTTTCAGCGCTGGCATCGCAGCCCCCGCGTCCGCCCGCGCCCACCCCACTGGGGGCGCTTCACCTACGAGGCCCGGGAGATGCTGCGAGGGCTGCTGCACCCCGACCCCATCCAGCGCAGCCCAGCCAGCATTGCCATGGCCCACGTCAAGtgcccctggctggagccccaggagccGGGCGCTGCCCGCGTGGACAGGACTCTGCTGAGGAGCAGACATTGCCGCTAA